In Acaryochloris marina S15, a single genomic region encodes these proteins:
- a CDS encoding metal ABC transporter permease, producing MFEWFLEPLGYEFIRHALAIGILVGVLCPVVGSYLIIQRMALLGDVIAHCVLPGLSIAAFTGIDLMIGAFSSGIAGALFITWIRSQSRIKADSAMALTFSTFFALGITLLSTLKNKFDLDSLLFGDILATTPSDILRTLSITVLILAVIKLTYKELLLYTFDSTGAQAMGLPVHALYVGLMAVTTLTIIASMQAVGVVLVIAMLVGPALSAYLLVRELHQMMMLGAVLGAVVSTIGVYFSYYTELPSGPSIVLVSSSLFILVLLFSPSQGILTRPELLAQIRRFGQSQKIDHHHHE from the coding sequence ATGTTTGAGTGGTTTCTTGAACCATTAGGGTATGAATTTATCCGACATGCCCTGGCTATCGGCATTCTGGTAGGTGTTTTATGCCCTGTTGTGGGCAGCTACCTGATTATTCAACGGATGGCGTTGTTAGGGGATGTGATTGCCCACTGTGTATTGCCGGGGCTGTCCATTGCGGCATTTACGGGCATTGACCTGATGATTGGGGCTTTTAGTTCTGGTATCGCTGGGGCTTTGTTTATTACCTGGATTCGATCGCAATCCCGTATCAAAGCTGATTCAGCCATGGCCCTAACGTTTTCTACGTTTTTCGCCCTCGGCATTACGCTGCTATCGACCCTGAAAAACAAGTTTGACTTAGACAGTTTGCTATTTGGCGATATCCTGGCTACGACACCTTCAGATATTCTGCGCACGCTAAGCATCACCGTGCTGATTTTGGCGGTGATCAAGTTGACTTATAAAGAGCTGCTGCTTTATACCTTTGACTCCACGGGTGCCCAAGCCATGGGGTTACCTGTTCATGCGCTTTATGTGGGCCTGATGGCTGTGACAACGCTGACCATTATTGCCAGTATGCAGGCAGTGGGGGTAGTTCTGGTGATTGCTATGCTAGTAGGGCCAGCCTTGTCGGCTTATCTACTGGTGCGTGAATTACACCAGATGATGATGTTAGGGGCTGTACTTGGGGCTGTGGTGAGTACTATAGGGGTTTACTTTAGCTACTATACGGAGCTTCCTTCTGGCCCATCGATTGTGTTGGTGTCTTCGTCTCTATTTATTTTGGTGCTGCTTTTCAGTCCGTCTCAAGGAATTTTGACCCGACCAGAGTTGCTGGCTCAGATCCGGCGGTTCGGCCAATCCCAAAAAATAGATCATCACCATCATGAGTGA
- a CDS encoding metal ABC transporter ATP-binding protein produces MLKVQQLAVDYRGVRGLDDVSFQIEPGQLVGIVGPNGAGKSTMMKAMLGLVPTVSGHVSFCTCPLCNQLERVAYVPQRSQIDWDYPVTVWNVVMMARTRKLGWFRSPGRATKEIVKTALEQVEMLDLRHRRIGELSGGQQQRVFLARALAQEADIFLFDEPFNGVDQPTEAIMFQVFANLKAQGKILLVSSHDWGESMSQLDRLLLLNRQLIADGLPAKVMTPENLQQAYRGVLGHSHPSDQSFVC; encoded by the coding sequence ATGCTCAAGGTCCAACAACTCGCCGTCGATTATCGAGGGGTGCGAGGGTTAGATGATGTTAGCTTCCAAATTGAGCCCGGCCAATTAGTAGGGATTGTCGGTCCCAATGGTGCAGGTAAAAGCACCATGATGAAAGCGATGTTAGGACTTGTGCCCACGGTGAGTGGCCACGTGAGCTTCTGTACCTGTCCCCTGTGCAATCAGCTAGAGCGGGTGGCCTATGTCCCCCAGCGATCACAAATTGATTGGGACTATCCGGTTACAGTGTGGAACGTGGTGATGATGGCCCGGACCCGTAAGTTGGGCTGGTTTCGCAGTCCAGGTCGAGCCACTAAAGAAATTGTCAAAACGGCCCTTGAACAAGTTGAAATGCTAGATCTGCGGCATCGTCGCATTGGTGAATTGTCTGGCGGGCAGCAACAGCGGGTCTTTTTAGCTCGGGCCTTAGCCCAAGAGGCCGATATTTTCCTGTTTGATGAACCCTTTAATGGGGTGGATCAACCGACGGAAGCCATAATGTTCCAGGTCTTTGCCAACCTCAAAGCCCAAGGCAAAATTCTGTTGGTCAGTAGCCATGACTGGGGAGAGTCTATGTCTCAACTCGATCGACTCTTACTCCTCAACCGCCAGCTGATTGCAGATGGTCTACCAGCCAAGGTGATGACCCCTGAGAATTTGCAGCAGGCTTATCGGGGCGTGTTGGGGCATTCGCATCCCAGTGATCAGTCTTTCGTCTGTTAG
- the rpsP gene encoding 30S ribosomal protein S16 gives MIKLRLKRYGKKRAASYRIVAMNSRDRRDGRPLEELGYYNPITDETRLHVDAIAKRLKEGAQPTDTVRRILEKASLLEPAKAKA, from the coding sequence ATGATCAAACTCAGACTCAAGCGATACGGCAAAAAAAGAGCTGCTAGCTACCGAATCGTGGCCATGAATAGCCGCGACCGCAGAGATGGTCGTCCCTTGGAAGAATTGGGCTACTATAATCCCATCACCGATGAAACCCGCCTGCATGTAGATGCGATCGCAAAGCGTCTCAAAGAAGGTGCGCAGCCTACAGACACCGTACGTCGCATTTTGGAAAAAGCCAGCCTTTTAGAACCTGCCAAGGCCAAAGCCTAA
- a CDS encoding KH domain-containing protein gives MPSTSTAKTDYSVLVRFLVEPFLEASETLSIDCETNASGRVWIRLAFSGTDKGRVFGRGGRTIQAMRTVLEMAGKAANQTVYLEVFNEGGADKQPSRPKKPPQKRRR, from the coding sequence ATGCCTTCAACTTCTACTGCTAAGACTGATTACTCAGTTCTTGTTCGTTTTCTCGTAGAACCTTTTCTTGAAGCCTCTGAAACTTTGAGTATAGATTGCGAGACGAATGCCAGTGGTAGAGTTTGGATCCGTCTGGCATTTTCAGGAACAGATAAAGGGCGGGTTTTTGGTCGGGGTGGGCGGACCATCCAGGCGATGCGCACAGTGTTGGAGATGGCTGGCAAAGCAGCCAACCAAACAGTGTACCTAGAAGTGTTCAATGAAGGAGGGGCGGATAAACAGCCTTCTCGCCCCAAGAAGCCTCCTCAGAAACGACGCCGTTGA
- a CDS encoding PhoH family protein, translating to MGLTLQLPSPESAIALAGEQQGNLKLFAQQTGAQLVLRGQELLISGTDKQIKLCQQLIYLLEDAWQAGQSISPVDIMAARQVLNTKRQEEWQDLQQDILATTRRGEQIRAKTLRQRQYIQFIRKYTLTFGIGPAGTGKTYLAAVLAVQALLSNEYERLILTRPAIEAGEKLGFLPGDLQQKVNPYLRPLYDALYELIEAERITSLMERGIIEVAPLAYMRGRTLNRAFVILDEAQNTTPAQMKMMLTRLGKDSRMVVTGDVTQSDLPVSQTSGLAVAQKILQSIEGIGFCHLGKGDIVRHPLVSKIIDAYEHYETKK from the coding sequence ATGGGACTGACGCTTCAGTTACCCAGCCCAGAAAGTGCAATTGCCCTAGCCGGAGAGCAGCAAGGAAATTTAAAGCTGTTTGCCCAACAAACTGGGGCCCAGCTGGTTTTGCGAGGACAAGAACTCCTCATTTCTGGAACGGATAAGCAAATAAAACTGTGTCAGCAGCTCATCTATTTATTAGAAGATGCTTGGCAGGCCGGGCAATCGATCTCGCCGGTAGATATTATGGCTGCTCGCCAGGTCCTCAACACCAAGCGCCAAGAAGAATGGCAAGATCTCCAGCAAGATATTTTAGCGACGACCCGTCGAGGGGAACAGATTCGTGCTAAAACGCTACGCCAGCGACAGTATATTCAATTCATTCGTAAATACACATTGACGTTTGGGATTGGTCCTGCAGGGACCGGGAAAACCTATTTGGCTGCCGTATTAGCTGTACAAGCGCTGCTATCCAATGAATATGAACGTTTAATTCTGACTCGTCCTGCTATAGAAGCAGGAGAAAAGCTAGGATTCTTGCCGGGAGATTTACAGCAAAAAGTGAATCCCTATTTACGGCCTCTCTATGATGCCCTCTATGAGTTGATTGAGGCGGAGCGGATTACCAGCTTGATGGAGCGAGGCATTATTGAAGTTGCCCCCCTTGCCTATATGCGAGGACGGACCCTAAACCGAGCCTTTGTCATTTTGGATGAGGCGCAAAACACAACGCCTGCTCAGATGAAAATGATGCTGACTAGGCTGGGCAAAGATTCACGGATGGTTGTTACGGGTGATGTTACCCAATCCGATCTACCCGTTAGCCAGACTTCAGGCTTGGCTGTTGCCCAAAAGATTTTGCAATCAATTGAAGGCATTGGTTTTTGTCACTTAGGCAAAGGCGACATTGTTCGCCACCCCTTAGTGTCTAAAATTATTGATGCTTATGAGCATTACGAGACTAAAAAATAA
- a CDS encoding class I SAM-dependent methyltransferase: protein MVLSAVSSSPTLPFSSAHAAITKNSDGIWVAPIEASPAIQANSVYFSHPEWAKSYFDACHRDPVFRDRWLSVMGSWDNKVVVDIGCGPGNLYASIGGSPRTMIGVDVAEGALKMAAQIGYTPVLADAHDLPFVSEFADIVALNAALHHCEDMPTVLAEAARLVKPGGLLIVDHDPQRSAWNYQGLALMFYKMRLPIYRFFLRSLHIDSEERLTALKTEIHHHPGDGVTAELFTQTLQSKGFQIRLFPHNQTVGAEIQQGVLGKSPHWRYGLGQRLSGIDPLSPDAALSLMCVAQKSQQD, encoded by the coding sequence ATGGTTCTGAGTGCAGTATCTTCCTCCCCAACACTTCCTTTTTCTAGTGCTCATGCAGCCATTACTAAGAACAGTGATGGAATTTGGGTCGCTCCGATTGAAGCCAGTCCTGCGATACAAGCAAACAGTGTTTATTTCAGTCACCCAGAATGGGCAAAGAGCTATTTCGATGCCTGCCACCGCGATCCGGTCTTTCGGGATCGATGGTTATCAGTCATGGGCAGCTGGGACAATAAAGTTGTCGTAGATATTGGGTGTGGACCTGGCAACTTATATGCCTCGATCGGAGGTTCTCCTCGCACCATGATTGGGGTAGATGTTGCTGAAGGTGCCCTCAAGATGGCAGCTCAGATCGGCTATACCCCCGTTTTAGCCGATGCTCATGATCTTCCCTTCGTGTCCGAATTTGCAGATATCGTTGCTTTGAATGCGGCCCTGCATCATTGTGAAGATATGCCGACCGTATTGGCTGAAGCGGCTCGTCTGGTTAAACCAGGTGGGCTTCTGATCGTAGACCATGATCCACAACGCTCAGCTTGGAACTATCAAGGTCTTGCCCTCATGTTTTACAAAATGCGGCTGCCTATTTATCGGTTCTTTCTTAGAAGTCTGCATATTGACTCAGAAGAAAGACTGACTGCCTTGAAAACTGAAATTCATCATCATCCCGGTGACGGTGTGACAGCTGAACTCTTTACACAGACGCTTCAATCAAAAGGGTTTCAGATCCGTTTATTCCCTCATAACCAAACAGTGGGTGCAGAAATTCAACAAGGTGTACTAGGAAAGTCTCCCCACTGGCGCTATGGCTTAGGGCAACGCTTATCGGGCATTGATCCACTCTCTCCCGATGCAGCATTATCTTTAATGTGCGTTGCTCAAAAATCCCAGCAAGATTAG
- a CDS encoding TerB family tellurite resistance protein — translation MTQPAKVVKLLKILIGVAWLDGTVQQAEQVYLRKIAHDKGVEEDPELRPWLYGLRSVSKEECYAWVEDYLGKKPKSSAYQQLLEDLSGLIYSDGEVAQEEAKFLTQLQQLDPSNTPQFRESVTRAVQKLYQRWISN, via the coding sequence ATGACTCAACCTGCAAAAGTTGTCAAACTCCTAAAGATCTTAATTGGTGTCGCCTGGCTAGATGGCACGGTACAACAAGCAGAACAAGTCTATCTGCGCAAAATTGCCCATGATAAAGGAGTGGAAGAAGATCCAGAACTACGTCCTTGGCTCTATGGATTACGGTCTGTTTCCAAAGAAGAATGCTATGCCTGGGTAGAAGATTATTTAGGGAAGAAACCCAAATCATCTGCGTATCAACAGCTTTTAGAAGATTTAAGCGGCCTGATCTATAGCGATGGCGAAGTGGCCCAAGAAGAAGCAAAATTTTTAACCCAATTGCAACAACTCGATCCGAGCAATACCCCCCAATTTCGGGAATCAGTCACCCGAGCTGTCCAAAAGCTTTATCAACGATGGATTAGTAACTAA